Proteins encoded within one genomic window of Sphingomonas cannabina:
- a CDS encoding sensor histidine kinase, with the protein MASNDTRPSPDALLRAAEREERGKLKIFLGAAPGVGKTFEMLREGAERKKAGADVVIAVVETHGRAETAALLEPFEVIPRRAIDYQGHKLEEMDLDAVLARQPELALVDEFAHTNVEGSRHPKRWQDVAELLDAGIDVYTTLNIQHVESLNDVVASFTKVRVRETVPDSVFEGAEIEVVDLPPDELIERLKEGKVYIPAEASRALGHFFSKANLSALREMALRRAALTVDRALLEDLDASALPGTYAGGERVLVAVSELPGSDTMVRAAKRMADALRAPWQAVYIETPRAESFDEAAKHRVADTLRLAASLGATIATVPAASVIEGLSRHIQGMRATQLVIGKSVRSWWFELRHGSVVNAMLRESDGLAVHVIPAQTAAPKPGTVRQKGKWGRGPNHLVIVGMIVATTLLARLAEPLIGVGGIDLLYLLPVLFASGRYGLRPGLIAGVLAGLAYNFFFLPPLYTLTIADPQSVLTMFVLIGIGAFTANLAGRLKSRATLGARSAQENAAVAAFGQALARTSDWETTSRITCEEIARLLEVDVVLLNQRDGTLVPVASAPEVGSLGPVNQAAAEWTWSRGEPAGAGTATLNAADWQFHPLKTALGVLAVIGLSREDGRDPVSADRAVLLSTLLGQAALAHERLKLEDQVREVSVLKERDRLRAALLSSIGHDLRTPLTTVAGSVEAIAAEHPDDPNVPLAKAEIARLRRFLDNLLDMVRIDAGALKLAPEPTDLTDAVGGAVHDLKDLLRGRHIDLKVPANLPFVTADPTLLHHILINLLANAAVHGGDDGTIVIEGRRTPDAVLLSVRDRGPGLQAGSEARVFETFAQGRGSDRHGGSGLGLAIVKGFADAMAIDVNASNDPDGGAVFTLRFTRIAPAGETGAASTLPEEDPE; encoded by the coding sequence ATGGCGTCGAACGATACCCGTCCGTCCCCCGACGCGCTGCTTCGCGCCGCCGAGCGCGAGGAGCGGGGCAAGCTCAAGATCTTCCTTGGTGCCGCGCCGGGCGTCGGCAAGACCTTCGAGATGCTGCGCGAGGGCGCCGAACGGAAGAAGGCTGGAGCCGACGTGGTCATCGCCGTGGTCGAGACTCACGGCCGCGCCGAGACCGCGGCGCTGCTCGAGCCGTTCGAGGTGATCCCGCGCCGGGCGATCGACTATCAGGGTCACAAGCTCGAGGAGATGGACCTCGACGCGGTGCTCGCCCGCCAGCCTGAGCTCGCGCTGGTCGACGAGTTCGCGCACACCAATGTCGAGGGCAGCCGGCACCCCAAGCGCTGGCAGGACGTCGCCGAGCTGCTCGATGCCGGCATCGACGTCTATACGACGCTCAACATCCAGCACGTCGAAAGCCTCAACGACGTCGTCGCGAGCTTCACCAAGGTGCGCGTGCGCGAGACGGTGCCCGACAGCGTGTTCGAGGGTGCCGAGATCGAGGTGGTCGACCTGCCGCCGGACGAGCTGATCGAGCGGCTGAAGGAGGGCAAGGTCTATATCCCGGCCGAGGCGAGCCGCGCGCTCGGCCATTTCTTTTCCAAGGCGAACCTGTCGGCGCTGCGAGAGATGGCGCTCCGCCGCGCCGCATTGACCGTCGATCGGGCATTGCTGGAGGATCTCGACGCGAGCGCGCTGCCCGGCACCTATGCCGGTGGCGAGCGCGTGCTGGTGGCGGTGAGCGAGCTGCCGGGCTCCGATACGATGGTGCGTGCCGCCAAGCGGATGGCCGATGCGCTGCGGGCGCCGTGGCAGGCGGTCTATATCGAGACGCCCCGCGCCGAGAGCTTCGACGAGGCCGCCAAACACCGTGTCGCCGACACGCTGCGGCTCGCCGCCAGCCTGGGTGCAACGATCGCGACGGTGCCGGCGGCGAGCGTGATCGAGGGCCTTTCCCGTCACATCCAGGGCATGCGCGCGACCCAGCTCGTGATCGGCAAGTCGGTCCGGAGCTGGTGGTTCGAGCTGCGTCACGGATCGGTCGTGAACGCGATGCTGCGGGAGAGCGACGGGCTCGCGGTCCACGTCATTCCCGCGCAGACAGCTGCGCCGAAGCCCGGCACCGTGCGACAGAAGGGGAAATGGGGCCGGGGCCCCAACCACTTGGTCATCGTCGGGATGATCGTGGCGACGACCCTGCTTGCCCGGCTCGCCGAGCCGCTGATCGGCGTCGGGGGGATCGACCTCCTCTACCTGCTGCCGGTGCTGTTCGCCTCGGGCCGCTACGGCTTGCGACCAGGCCTGATCGCGGGGGTGCTGGCGGGCCTCGCCTATAATTTCTTCTTCCTGCCGCCGCTCTACACGCTGACCATCGCCGACCCGCAGAGCGTGCTGACGATGTTCGTGCTGATCGGCATCGGCGCCTTCACCGCCAATCTCGCCGGCCGGTTGAAATCGCGCGCGACTCTGGGAGCACGGAGCGCGCAGGAGAATGCCGCGGTCGCCGCCTTCGGGCAGGCGCTCGCGCGAACCTCGGACTGGGAGACGACCAGCCGCATCACCTGCGAGGAGATCGCGCGGCTGCTCGAGGTCGACGTCGTGCTGCTCAATCAGCGCGATGGAACGCTGGTGCCGGTGGCGAGCGCGCCCGAGGTCGGCTCGCTTGGGCCGGTCAACCAGGCCGCCGCGGAATGGACCTGGAGCCGTGGCGAGCCTGCCGGGGCAGGGACGGCCACGCTCAATGCCGCCGACTGGCAGTTTCATCCGCTCAAGACCGCGCTCGGGGTACTCGCGGTGATCGGCCTGTCGCGCGAGGATGGCCGCGATCCGGTGTCGGCCGACCGCGCGGTGTTGCTGTCGACGCTGCTCGGCCAGGCGGCGCTGGCGCATGAGCGCTTGAAGCTGGAGGACCAAGTGCGCGAGGTGAGCGTCCTCAAGGAGCGCGACCGGCTGCGCGCGGCGCTGCTCTCGTCGATCGGCCATGACCTGCGCACGCCGCTGACGACGGTTGCCGGATCGGTGGAGGCGATCGCGGCCGAGCATCCGGATGATCCCAACGTGCCGCTGGCCAAGGCGGAGATCGCACGGCTGAGGCGCTTCCTCGACAATTTGCTCGACATGGTGCGGATCGATGCCGGGGCGCTCAAGCTCGCGCCGGAGCCGACCGATCTCACCGACGCGGTGGGCGGGGCGGTGCACGACCTCAAGGACCTGCTGCGCGGCCGGCATATCGACCTCAAGGTGCCCGCCAACCTGCCGTTCGTGACGGCGGATCCGACCTTGCTCCACCACATCCTCATCAACCTGCTCGCCAATGCCGCAGTGCATGGCGGTGACGACGGGACGATCGTGATCGAAGGACGGCGGACGCCCGATGCGGTGCTGCTGTCGGTGCGCGATCGTGGGCCGGGGCTTCAGGCCGGCAGCGAGGCCCGTGTGTTCGAGACCTTCGCCCAGGGCCGCGGCAGCGACCGCCACGGCGGCAGCGGGCTCGGCCTCGCCATCGTCAAGGGCTTCGCCGACGCGATGGCGATCGATGTGAACGCCAGCAACGATCCCGACGGTGGCGCGGTGTTCACCCTGCGTTTCACCCGGATCGCCCCGGCGGGCGAGACCGGTGCCGCTTCGACGCTGCCGGAAGAAGACCCCGAATGA
- a CDS encoding M20/M25/M40 family metallo-hydrolase, with protein sequence MRIPSLLAAVAASALIAHPAAAQRTAPPALAPVDPAVAKLRDAALKDDIAWDIVEGITTEVGPRLAATEAEARARTWAVAKLKALGFKNVRIETYRMPVWLRGEEKAEIVGPFPQPLKLAALGRSGATPPEGLTAEVVYFPTFDDLRAAPDGSLKGKIAFISNQMEPTQDGSGYGQFGPARFVGPSIAASKGAVAAVIRSIGTDHGRGPHTGGTNWADGVTPIPAAALSVADAENLERMFARTKGPVTMKLVLTPRMAGEAESGNVIAEVPGTDPNAGIVLIGGHLDSWDLGTGAIDDGAGIAITAAAAKRIMDWGVKPRRTIRVVWFGAEEPGGFGGRAYAEAHAKEKHATASESDFGADNIWRFEVNLPDGAKPVADRLASALAPLGITRGRGVGGDGTDIGPTLATGVAAVDLNQSGLRYFNWHHTPEDTLDLIDREQLRQNVAAWTTMLAIVANAPEEIGAVTPRSGN encoded by the coding sequence ATGCGCATTCCGTCCCTGCTCGCGGCCGTCGCCGCCTCCGCTCTGATCGCTCACCCCGCTGCCGCCCAGCGCACCGCCCCACCGGCGCTCGCGCCTGTCGACCCGGCAGTCGCTAAGCTGCGCGACGCGGCGCTCAAGGACGATATCGCCTGGGACATCGTCGAGGGGATCACGACCGAGGTCGGACCCCGCCTCGCCGCGACCGAGGCGGAGGCACGGGCACGGACCTGGGCGGTCGCCAAGCTGAAGGCGCTCGGCTTCAAGAACGTGCGGATCGAGACCTATCGGATGCCCGTATGGCTGCGCGGCGAGGAGAAGGCAGAGATCGTCGGCCCGTTCCCGCAGCCGCTGAAGCTCGCCGCGCTCGGGCGGTCGGGGGCGACACCGCCTGAGGGATTGACGGCGGAGGTCGTCTATTTCCCGACCTTCGACGACCTGCGCGCCGCGCCCGACGGCAGCCTGAAGGGCAAGATCGCCTTCATCTCCAACCAGATGGAGCCGACCCAGGATGGCTCGGGCTATGGCCAATTTGGCCCGGCGCGCTTCGTCGGCCCCAGCATCGCCGCGAGCAAGGGTGCGGTGGCGGCGGTGATCCGCTCGATCGGCACTGACCACGGCCGCGGGCCGCACACGGGCGGCACCAATTGGGCGGACGGGGTGACGCCGATCCCCGCCGCGGCGCTGTCCGTAGCCGACGCCGAGAATCTCGAGCGGATGTTCGCCCGCACCAAGGGGCCGGTCACGATGAAGCTGGTGCTGACGCCGCGCATGGCGGGCGAGGCCGAATCGGGCAACGTCATCGCCGAGGTGCCCGGCACCGACCCCAACGCCGGCATCGTGCTGATCGGCGGCCATCTCGACAGCTGGGATCTCGGCACCGGCGCGATCGACGACGGCGCTGGGATCGCGATCACCGCTGCCGCCGCCAAGCGGATCATGGATTGGGGCGTGAAGCCGCGCCGCACGATCCGCGTCGTCTGGTTCGGCGCCGAGGAGCCGGGCGGCTTCGGCGGCCGCGCCTATGCAGAGGCGCACGCCAAGGAAAAGCACGCCACCGCCAGCGAGAGCGATTTCGGCGCCGACAATATCTGGCGTTTCGAGGTGAACCTGCCCGACGGCGCCAAGCCGGTCGCCGACCGGCTTGCCTCGGCGCTCGCACCGCTCGGCATCACCCGTGGCCGCGGCGTCGGCGGCGACGGCACCGACATCGGCCCGACCCTGGCCACCGGTGTCGCCGCGGTCGATCTCAACCAGTCGGGCCTTCGCTATTTCAACTGGCACCACACGCCCGAGGACACGCTCGACCTCATCGATCGGGAGCAGCTTCGCCAGAATGTCGCAGCCTGGACGACGATGCTGGCGATCGTCGCTAACGCGCCCGAAGAGATCGGCGCGGTCACGCCCAGATCGGGAAATTAA
- the ettA gene encoding energy-dependent translational throttle protein EttA — protein MAAQYAFVMKDMTKSFPGAQKPVLSNINLQFYQGAKIGIVGPNGAGKSTLMKIMAGIDTDYSGEAWPGENITVGYLPQEPQLDPTKNVLENVKDGAREVADMVDRFNAISAEMGDPKDDTDFDALMEEMGELQAKIDAVDGWTLDNQLEIAMEALRCPPSDWPVENLSGGEKRRIALTRLLIQKPSILLLDEPTNHLDAESVEWLENHLKEYPGAVLMITHDRYFLDNVVGWILELDRGKYFPYEGNYSTYLEKKAKRLEQEEREESGRQKAIKDELDWIRQGPKGRQTKSKARIAKFDQLVAAQENRTPGKAQIVIQVPERLGGKVIEVQNVSKAYGDKLLFENLSFTLPAGGIVGVIGPNGAGKSTLFKLITGQEKPDSGTIEMGSTVRLGYVDQSRDHLDNSKNVWEEISDGLDYMKVNGHDQSTRAYVGAFNFKGQDQQKNVGKLSGGERNRVNIAKMLKRGGNVLLLDEPTNDLDVETLGALEEAIENFAGCAVVISHDRFFLDRLATHILAFEGDSHVEWFEGNFEAYEEDKRRRLGDAADRPTRLAYKKLTR, from the coding sequence ATGGCCGCGCAATACGCCTTTGTCATGAAGGACATGACCAAGTCCTTCCCCGGCGCCCAGAAGCCGGTGCTCAGCAACATCAACCTGCAATTCTATCAGGGCGCCAAGATCGGCATCGTCGGCCCCAACGGCGCCGGCAAGTCGACGCTGATGAAGATCATGGCCGGCATCGACACCGATTATTCAGGCGAGGCATGGCCGGGCGAGAACATCACCGTCGGCTACCTGCCGCAGGAGCCGCAACTCGATCCGACCAAGAACGTGCTCGAGAACGTCAAGGACGGCGCGCGCGAGGTGGCCGACATGGTCGACCGCTTCAACGCGATCTCGGCCGAGATGGGCGATCCCAAGGACGACACCGACTTCGACGCGCTGATGGAGGAGATGGGCGAGCTCCAGGCCAAGATCGACGCGGTCGACGGCTGGACGCTCGACAACCAGCTCGAGATCGCGATGGAGGCCCTGCGCTGCCCGCCGTCCGACTGGCCGGTCGAGAACCTCTCGGGCGGTGAGAAGCGCCGCATCGCGCTCACCCGCCTGCTCATCCAGAAGCCCTCGATCCTGCTGCTCGACGAGCCGACCAACCATCTCGACGCCGAAAGCGTCGAATGGCTGGAGAATCATCTCAAGGAATATCCGGGCGCGGTGCTGATGATCACCCACGACCGCTACTTCCTCGACAACGTGGTAGGTTGGATTCTCGAGCTCGATCGCGGCAAGTATTTTCCCTACGAGGGCAATTACTCGACCTATCTCGAGAAGAAGGCCAAACGCCTCGAGCAGGAGGAGCGCGAGGAGTCCGGGCGTCAGAAGGCGATCAAGGACGAGCTCGACTGGATCCGACAGGGCCCCAAGGGCCGCCAGACCAAGTCGAAGGCGCGTATCGCCAAGTTCGACCAGCTCGTGGCGGCGCAGGAGAACCGCACGCCCGGCAAGGCCCAGATCGTCATCCAGGTGCCGGAGCGCCTGGGCGGCAAGGTGATCGAGGTCCAGAACGTCTCGAAGGCCTATGGCGACAAGCTGCTGTTCGAGAATCTCTCGTTCACGCTGCCCGCTGGCGGCATCGTCGGCGTGATCGGCCCGAACGGCGCTGGCAAGTCGACGCTGTTCAAGCTCATCACCGGGCAGGAGAAGCCGGACAGCGGCACGATCGAGATGGGCTCGACCGTGCGCCTCGGCTATGTCGACCAGAGCCGCGACCACCTGGACAATTCGAAGAACGTCTGGGAGGAGATCTCGGACGGGCTCGATTACATGAAGGTCAACGGCCACGACCAGTCGACCCGCGCCTATGTCGGCGCCTTCAACTTCAAGGGCCAGGACCAGCAGAAGAACGTCGGCAAGCTCTCGGGCGGCGAGCGCAACCGCGTCAACATCGCCAAGATGCTCAAGCGCGGCGGCAACGTGCTGCTGCTCGACGAGCCGACCAACGACCTGGACGTCGAGACGCTGGGCGCGCTGGAAGAGGCGATCGAGAATTTCGCGGGCTGCGCGGTGGTGATCAGCCACGACCGCTTCTTCCTCGACCGTCTCGCGACGCACA